GGAACACCAGCACCGTCTCCCGGTACTTGTGCTGCAGACCGACGAGCGAGCCCGTCTCGTCCTCGGGGACGTTCGCCTGCAGCTGCTCCCCGGGGTGGGGGTTGAGCTGCAGCCGAGCCCTGTTGACGGCGCTGCGCAGTTCCGCGCGGGGCGCCTTGCGGTCGATCAGTTCGGCGACCTCCTGGTATGCCGGCTCGGGCAGCATGTCGCGGTCGGGGAAGGTCAGCCGGTAGATCGGATCGTCGGGAGCCCTGTCCCAGTCGATGAGTTCGTCGAGCACGTAGTTGTTGACCTTGAACGGCAGGACCGCGCTCACCACCTCGATGTCCCGGCGGACGGCAGGGTCCAGCCGCTGTACCTGAGGCAAGTGGGCCAGCCGCGCCCCGGGAACCGCCCGCATCTTCATGGGGCTGGGGGACTTCCCCGTCATGCTCGCTCCTTCGTCATGCCGGTGCGCGAGAGCCCGGTGGCCGAGGCAAGGGCCCGGGACAGCGCACTCACTGCCTGGTCAACCTGGGCTTCCTCCACGATCAGAGCGGGGAGCAGCCTCAGTACGTTTCTCAGTGGTCCGCCGATCTGCACCAGCAGCCCCTGGGCGATGGCCTCTTGCTGGACACGGAGCGCCTTCTCGGGGTCCGGCCGGCCGTCCGGTGACGAGAACTCCCAGCCGAGCATGAGGCCGAGCCCGCGAATGTCACCCACGACCTCGTGCTCCTCGGCGATCTCCATCAGTCCCTCGGCGAGCCGGAGGCCCTGGAGAGACGCGTTCGCCACGAGTTCTTCGTCCGCGATGACGTCGAGCGTGGCCAGCGCCGCAGCGCAGGCCACCGCGTTGCCGCCGTAGGTTCCGCCTTGTGAGCCCGCGGGGGCGGCGCTCATCAGCCGTTCCGACGTGGCCATCACCGACAGCGGCAGTCCGCTGGTCATCCCCTTGGCGGCCACCAGGATGTCGGGCTCGACGCCGAAGTGCTGATGGCCCCAGAACCGCCCCGTCCGCCCGAACCCGGTCTGGACCTCATCCACCACCAGGAGGAACCCGTGGCGGTCGGCCCTCTCCCGTAGTCCTTGCATGAAAGCGGCGGTGGCAGGGATGAATCCACCCTCGCCCAATACCGGTTCCACGATGAGAGCCGCGGTGTCCTCGGGGGCGGTCACGGTCGCCAGGAGGAAGTCGAGTTCCTGCAGGGCGAACCGGGTGGCCTCGTCCTCGCTCCAGCCGTACCGGTACGCGGAGGGGAACGGTGCGATGTGCACCCCGGCCATCAGAGGGGCGTGCCCCGTGCGGAATCGCGGGCTTGAGGTGGTCATCGACGCGGCGCCGACGGTCCGGCCGTGGAAGCCGCCGTGGAACACGATGACGTTCGGGCGCCTTGTGGCCTGCCGGGCCAGGCGCAGCGCCGACTCCATCGCCTCACTGCCGGAGTTGGCGAAGAACAGGGACTGCAGCTCAGCCGGAAGTACCTGCCCCAAACGGTCACACAGGTCGAGCAGGGGCCGGTGTCGCACGGTCACGTACTGGCCGTGGATCAGTCGACTGGCCTGGTAGGCGATCGCGTCGACCACCCACGGGTGACAGTGGCCGGTGCTGGTGACCCCGATCCCGGCAGTGAAGTCCAGATATCGCTGCCCGTCGTCTCCGTACACGTCCAGCCCTTTTGCGTGACTGACGGTGACCGGAGTCGCTGGCTTGAGAACGGGCGATAAGCGTGCCATGGGTCGTCCCTCCGTGTGGTTGCACCCCTGTGGCGCTGCGCCGACCCGATGAAGGTAGCCAGGCCAACCCGAAAAGACAACCGGACAGTCGGTTTATTGCTCGCCTGCCCCATGGGGGAGATATGCATGCTTACTGGTGGTTTGCCCCGTGGAGATGCCGCAGTTGGGCGATGTCCTGTGCAGTTTTCTCGCCTTGACAAAACCACACGGTCGGTTTTTGATGCGTTGGTCAGCCATCACGCCGCCCTTCACCGCACGCGGCGTGTCACCAGGAGCCACCAGTTGTTGATCACCTGCCGTCAGAGCAGGGGAATTCGAGGGGTCTGATGACTGCGCCGCTTTTCGAACTGACCGACCGAGAACGCTCCGTCCTGTGGCAGCAGGCCGAGGAGGTCGTCCACCACGGCCCCGAGGCCGTCGGCGAGGACGCCCTGCCCATACGCGTGAAGGAAGCGATACAGGACTTCGGCCGGGACTCGGGCGAGAGGGGTTTCATGCTCCTGCGCGGCCTGGAACTCGGCCCGCTCCCGCCCACACACGCCGACGGCGAACCGGCGACCCTACCGGGTCACGGCACGGCCGGCCTGGGCATGCTCATCGCCGAAACGCTCGGCACGATGATCGGCTACGCCGACGAGAAAAGCGGCGACCTGGTCCACAACGTGCAGCCGCTGCCCGGCGAGGAGACACGGATCGAGGGCTCCGGATCCGTGGCGTTCGACTTTCACATCGAGAACGTCCACCACTCGCTGCGCCCGGATTTCATCGGCCTGATCTGTCTCCGGCAGGACCACGACGGCATCGCGTCGACCCGCATCGCCTCCTGCCGCGAAGCGATGGACCTGCTCAAGCCCGAGACGGTGGAATCCCTGCGGCAGTGCCAGTTCTACAGCAACTACCCGGGCTCCTTCACCAGGGAGGCCACCGTGGAACCCGCTCCCTCGGGCCCCCACCCGGTCCTGTTCGGCAGCACCGACAAGCCGTTCATGCGCTTCAACTCCCACAACACCACCTCACTGAACAAGGCGGGCCGTGCCGCACTTCGCGCTCTTGCCGAGGCGCTCGAAGACGTCTGCCACGACGTGATCCTCCAGCCGGGCGACTGCGCCCTCCTGGACAACAACGTCGCGGCACACGGGCGTTCGGCGTTCGAGCCCCGCTACGACGGACAGGACCGATGGCTTCGGCGGTTCTACTCGATCAAGTCGATCCCGCACTCCGTGCTGCAGATGATGGACGGCTCGCGCGTCGTCCCGCCGATCCCGGCCATCGAAGGCATCTGGTGAGGCAACAGGAGAAGCACGTGCCCGACCTCGACGCACTCCTGTCGCTCGCCGACTTCGAGCAGCGCTGGATGGCTCACGCGGACCGGCCTGTCGCCCAGTACGTGGCAGGCGGAGCGGGATCGGACGGTGTGGTCGCCACCAACACGGCAGCGTTCGACGACGTATGGCTGTGCCCGCGGGGGCTGCACGACGGCCCCGCGGAACTCGACACA
This Streptomyces sp. NBC_01283 DNA region includes the following protein-coding sequences:
- a CDS encoding aspartate aminotransferase family protein, translated to MARLSPVLKPATPVTVSHAKGLDVYGDDGQRYLDFTAGIGVTSTGHCHPWVVDAIAYQASRLIHGQYVTVRHRPLLDLCDRLGQVLPAELQSLFFANSGSEAMESALRLARQATRRPNVIVFHGGFHGRTVGAASMTTSSPRFRTGHAPLMAGVHIAPFPSAYRYGWSEDEATRFALQELDFLLATVTAPEDTAALIVEPVLGEGGFIPATAAFMQGLRERADRHGFLLVVDEVQTGFGRTGRFWGHQHFGVEPDILVAAKGMTSGLPLSVMATSERLMSAAPAGSQGGTYGGNAVACAAALATLDVIADEELVANASLQGLRLAEGLMEIAEEHEVVGDIRGLGLMLGWEFSSPDGRPDPEKALRVQQEAIAQGLLVQIGGPLRNVLRLLPALIVEEAQVDQAVSALSRALASATGLSRTGMTKERA
- a CDS encoding TauD/TfdA family dioxygenase, which codes for MTAPLFELTDRERSVLWQQAEEVVHHGPEAVGEDALPIRVKEAIQDFGRDSGERGFMLLRGLELGPLPPTHADGEPATLPGHGTAGLGMLIAETLGTMIGYADEKSGDLVHNVQPLPGEETRIEGSGSVAFDFHIENVHHSLRPDFIGLICLRQDHDGIASTRIASCREAMDLLKPETVESLRQCQFYSNYPGSFTREATVEPAPSGPHPVLFGSTDKPFMRFNSHNTTSLNKAGRAALRALAEALEDVCHDVILQPGDCALLDNNVAAHGRSAFEPRYDGQDRWLRRFYSIKSIPHSVLQMMDGSRVVPPIPAIEGIW